A genomic stretch from Telmatocola sphagniphila includes:
- a CDS encoding FmdB family zinc ribbon protein — protein MPTYDYVCDACGHKFEEFQSFSAEPLKDCPSCSKPSLRRLFGTGAAILFKGSGFYETDYRSDSYKTAAKTDSDTAKPTSTPAPATPTPAPAPKTDSASSGS, from the coding sequence ATGCCAACTTACGATTACGTCTGTGATGCCTGCGGTCATAAATTTGAGGAATTTCAGTCCTTCAGTGCGGAGCCATTGAAGGACTGCCCGAGCTGTTCCAAACCTTCGCTGCGCCGATTGTTTGGAACCGGGGCCGCAATTTTGTTCAAAGGATCGGGCTTCTACGAAACCGACTACCGGAGCGATTCCTATAAAACGGCGGCCAAGACCGATTCCGACACGGCTAAGCCCACGAGCACGCCGGCCCCGGCAACTCCGACACCAGCGCCCGCTCCCAAGACTGATTCCGCATCATCCGGTTCCTGA
- a CDS encoding DNA gyrase inhibitor YacG produces MAKQICEICEKPMPGPPSEWPDFPFCSPRCRKIDLGRWLGEKYKIASKQNEDQSSDEDLEED; encoded by the coding sequence ATGGCTAAACAGATCTGCGAAATTTGCGAAAAACCAATGCCTGGCCCTCCATCCGAATGGCCGGACTTTCCATTTTGTTCCCCGCGCTGTCGGAAAATCGATCTGGGTCGCTGGCTGGGTGAAAAGTACAAAATCGCTTCGAAACAAAACGAGGATCAATCCTCCGATGAGGACTTGGAGGAAGATTGA
- the trmB gene encoding tRNA (guanine(46)-N(7))-methyltransferase TrmB — MKRIEREFGVAFAGEILEPSKWVQTALKKMPESGPLVWKDLFGREAPVILDLGCGNGRFSIQSAVAKPEFDHLGIDTLPVVIRYARRRGNQRGLSNLRFAVGGAHELLAKYIPEHSIAEIHCYHPQPYYDAKVVHRRLITPSFLALVHRSLIPGGMFVIQTDNPGYWKYIREVVPMFFDFQERIGRWPDAPRGRTRREIIAMKKKLPIFRGTGIAKANLSPEDSVRLAEQLPAPTFDADRRLRDLDRLA; from the coding sequence ATGAAAAGAATTGAACGGGAATTCGGAGTCGCTTTCGCCGGGGAAATCCTGGAGCCCTCCAAGTGGGTACAAACGGCCCTCAAGAAGATGCCAGAATCGGGACCGTTGGTCTGGAAGGATCTCTTCGGCCGGGAAGCCCCCGTTATACTCGACCTCGGTTGCGGTAACGGTCGATTCAGCATTCAAAGTGCGGTGGCCAAGCCGGAATTCGATCATCTAGGGATCGATACGCTGCCGGTGGTCATTCGCTATGCACGTAGGCGCGGTAATCAAAGGGGGCTATCGAATCTCCGGTTCGCTGTCGGCGGAGCCCACGAGCTTCTAGCAAAATATATTCCCGAGCATTCCATCGCGGAGATTCACTGCTATCACCCGCAGCCCTACTACGATGCCAAGGTGGTGCACCGAAGGCTCATCACGCCTTCCTTTCTGGCTCTGGTGCACCGTTCCCTGATTCCGGGTGGGATGTTTGTCATTCAGACCGATAATCCCGGCTACTGGAAGTACATCCGGGAAGTCGTACCGATGTTTTTTGATTTTCAGGAACGAATTGGTCGCTGGCCGGATGCTCCGCGGGGACGAACCCGCCGGGAGATCATCGCCATGAAGAAGAAGTTACCGATCTTTCGGGGGACCGGAATTGCCAAAGCGAATCTTTCGCCCGAGGATTCGGTTCGGCTGGCCGAGCAACTGCCCGCCCCGACTTTTGATGCGGATCGGCGCTTGCGAGATCTCGACCGTCTGGCGTAG